The DNA window GCTGCCGGCCAGTGAGGGCTTGGTCGAGCGGCGGCTCGGCGATGGTACCCAGGCGCTGCACCAAGCGGCGGCGATGACCCGTGAGCAGGCCTTGCTCGGGCTCGACAACGGCCGGCGGCTGGCGCTGGAGCGAGCCGAGCGGGGCATGGACCTGCTCGGCGTCGGCGAGATGGGGATCGGCAACACCACTGCCGCTGCCGCGTTGATGGCGGCGCTGACGGGGTTCTCCGTCGACGCCTGCGTCGGACGCGGTACCGGGGTCGATCTTGGTACCCTGCTGCGCAAGAAGCAGTTGGTGATCCGTGCATTGGCGCTGCACCAGGGGCCGGCGGGAGGTGATCCGCTCGAGCTGGCGGCGCGCCTTGGGGGCTTCGAGATAGTCACCATGGCGGGAGCGCTGATCGGTGCCGCCGAAAGCGCGGTGCCGGTGCTGCTCGATGGTTTCGTCTCCTGTGTCGCGGCTCTCCTGGCCTGTGCGCTGGTGCCGGCGGTGCGAGACTACCTGCTGTTCGCCCACTGCTCGAGCGAGAAGGGCCACGCTCTGCTGCTCGAGTGGCTCGAAGCCAAGCCGTTGATGCAGCTTGGCTTGCGTATCGGCGAGGGGGCGGGGGGCGCGCTTGCGCTGCCGCTTTTGCGCGCGGCGCTGTCTTTTTATGATCAGATGGCCAGCTTCGAGGAAGCGGGCGTCAAGGTATGAACCGCGCTGGAGTTCGCCGCCGCGCCGCTGTGGAGGCGCGCCTGTTCGGCCTTGCGGTCGGCTTCCTCACCCGGCTGCCGGTGCCAGGCGGGCGGGCCGATGAGGGCCAGATGGCTAGCTGCCGTCGCTACTTCGGCTTGGTGGGCCTGCTTCTAGGGCTGCTTGCTACGCTTTTTTATACCGTTATCTCGAATGTTTTACCAATCTGGGTGGCAGCGACGGCGACCTTGACCCTGTTGATCATCCTCACCGGGGGGTTGCATGAGGATGGGCTTGCCGATACCGCCGATGGCATCGGTGGGGGATGGACCGCTGAGCGTCGCCTCGAGATCATGAAGGACTCGCGCCTCGGCAGCTACGGGGCGCTGGCGCTGATCTGCGCTTTCGCGCTGCGTCTTGGGCTGCTGGTCACGCTGGCGGCCGAGCCGGGGGCGATCGCCGCCGGCTTGATCCTCGGCGCCTCGCTGAGCCGAATAGCGGCCACCTCGATGATCTCGCTGCTGCCCTATGCACGCCTCGAGCAAAGCAAAGTGGTCGCGCTCAGCGCAGCGCAATCGCGCTTCGATCTCTGCCTGCTCATCGGGAGCGGAGTACTCTTTGCGCTGTTGTTGAGCGGCTTCTTCTCGACCTTGCTACTGCTGTTGGCGCTGGCCGCGCTGCTCGCGCTGCTGCGGCAGTGGTTCAAGCGCCGCATCGGCGGTTTCACCGGCGATACCCTGGGGGCCACCCAGCAGGGCGCCGAAATCCTCATCTACCTGGTGCTGGCGATACGGCTCGGCGGCACCTGAAGGAGTCACTATGCTCGAACTGGTGCTCGGCGGGATGCGCTCCGGCAAGAGCCTGCACGCGGAGCGGCTGGCCGCCTCGAGTGGACTGGAAGTCCACTACATCGCCACTGCGCAAGCGGGGGACGACGAGATGCGCGCGCGTATCGCACAGCACCGCAGCCGCCGCCCGTCCGGCTGGCGGCTGCATGAGTCCCCGCTGGCGCTGGCCGAGACGATCGAGCGCGAAGCCAGACAAACGCGGCTGCTGCTGGTCGATTGCCTCACCCTATGGGTGAGCAACCAGCTGATGGAGGCGCCGGAACAGCTCGAGGAGCGCAGCGCCGCGCTGGTCGCGGCGCTCGCCGCTGCACCGGGGCGAATCGTGGTGGTATCCAACGAGGTGGGGCAAGGGGGCGTGCCAATGAACGCGCTGGCTCGTCGATTCGTCGACCTGAGCGGTGTCCTCCACCAGCGGATCGCCGAGCGGGCAGAGCGTGTCTGGTGGGTGGTGGCGGGGCTACCGCAGTGTCTCAAGGGGCGCCCGGATGCATAGCCACGAGATGGTGATCGACTGCCTGAGACACGGCGCCTGCGAGGGGGTTTCGAGTCTGCGCGGTCGCACCGATGTGGCGCTCAGCCCGCAGGGGCGGGTCGCGTTCGAGCGGGCGGCGCTTCGCTTGCGGCCTCCCGATCGTCTGGTGAGCTCGCCGCTGAAGCGCTGCCGCGAGAGCGCCGAGCAGCTGTCGCAGCGCTGGGCGCTGCCGTTGGAGATCGATCAGGAGCTCGAGGAGATCGACTTCGGCGCCTGGGACGGGGTGCCGCTCGAACGCATCGCCCGTGATCACCCCGAAGAGCTGGCTGCGTTCTGGGCCGACCCCAATGCGGCGCCTCCGCCGGGAGGAGAGCCGATGGCCGCGTTTCGCGCTCGCATCGAGCGCGCCTGGCAGCGCTTGGTTTCTCCGTGCTGCGAGCGGGTGGTGGTGATCACCCATGCCGGTGTGATCAAGGGGTGGCTCGTGGCGCACCTGGGGCTGCCCGGACTCGACGCCGCGCGGCTGGCGACGCTGGGACTCGACTACGCCGGGCTTGTGCGCTTCCGGGTCGGTGTGGATCACGCACCCCCCATCGACGGTGGGTCAGGCTCGAGCACTTCGGCGCCCCTCAAGGCGTGGAGGAGGGACAATGACCACCCTGGCGGCGCTGCTGCTTGGCTGTCTGCTCGACCGCTTGTGCGGCGAACCGCTGCGCTGGCATCCGCTGATCGGCCTGGGTCGTTGGATCGGCCTGGTCGAGGCGCGCGCGCATGGCGAGCGCCATGCGCGTGCCAGGGGCCTGCTTGCCTGGGTGCTGGTGGTGGCGGGCCCTGTGGCGGTGGCGGTAGTGCTCCAGGGCGTGCTGAATGGAACGCTGCTCTATGTGCTGGTGGCGGCGCTGGTGGTCTATCTGTCGATCGGTTGGCACAGCCTGATCGAGCATGCCGGCCAAGTGGCCGAGCCGCTGCGCCATGGCGAACTCGATCAGGCGCGTGGGGCGCTCGCGATGATCGTTAGTCGCGACACCGCCGAACTCGACGAGACCGGCATCGCTACCGCAGCTACCGAGTCAGTGCTCGAGAACGGCAGCGATGCGATCTACGCGGCGCTTTTCTGGTTCGCACTCCTGGGGTTGCCGGGCGTGGTGCTGTATCGCTGCGCCAATACTCTGGACGCGATGTGGGGCTACAAGAATCCTCGCTACCGCCAGTTTGGCTGGGCCGCCGCACGAATCGATGACCTGCTCAACTGGATTCCGGCGCGTCTCACCGTATTCGCCTATGCCTGTGCGAGCGGCAGTGCGAGCGCCGCACGGCTCGCCCTCGACTGCGCCTGGCGCCAGGGGCGTCGCTGGAAGAGCCCGAATGCGGGGCCGGTGATGGCGGCGGGCGCGGGCGCGCTCGGGCTGCTTCTAGGTGGGCCGAGCCGCTATCACGGCGTGCTTCAGGAGCGCGGCGACCTTGGCCAAGGTCGCACCGCCAAAGCCGCCGACATCCTGCGCGCGTGCCGTCTGATCGATCGCGCGCTGATCTTTTGGCTGGTGCTGCTCAGCGCCGTATTGCTGTTCGCCAGAGCTTACTGACCAGGAGAATGCCGATGGAGTTTGGTTTCGACCCAGCCGAACGTCGCGGTGTGTACCGAGCGATCGAGGAGCGGCGCGATATGCGTCACTTTCTTTCCACACCGATCGATGAAGCGGTGCTGACACGGCTGATCAATGCGGCCCATCTCGCGCCCAGCGTCGGCTACATGCAGCCTTGGCGTTTCGTGAGGGTCCGCGATGCCCAGCGCCGCGCCGCGCTGGCGGCGCTGGTCGACCGCGAGCGTGAGGCGACCGCCGAGGCGCTTGGCGAACGCGGTGCCGAGTTCATGCGGCTCAAGGTCGAAGGCATCAGAGAGTGCGCCGAGGTGCTGGTGGTCGCGCTCGGGTCCGGTCGCGAGCGCTACGTATTCGGCCGGCGCACGCTGCCGCAGATGGATCTCGCGTCTGCCAGCTGCGCGATTCAGAACCTTTGGCTTGCCGCGCGCGCAGAGGGGCTCGGCATGGGCTGGGTATCGCTGTTCGAGCCGTGCGCCGTGCGTGATGTGATCCAGGCTCCTGCGGGAGTCGAGCCGATCGCGATCCTCTGCCTTGGCCATGTCGAGCGCTTCTATCCCGGGCCGATGCTCGAGCTCGAGGGATGGGACCGACGTCGTCCGCTGGATGAAGTGGTGATGGAGGATCGTTGGGACGAAATCGACGCGAGTCGGTGAGAATCGAAATAGTTGTCTATATTGGCTTGGGTATTGAAACGCCGCTGGAATGCGGCGCCGTCATAGCCGTGGAGATCACGGATCACGCAGGAGGATGTGATGCTCAAACCAACCAAAACGATTCTCGCCGCCGCCATGGCAGGTTCCCTGGCTGTACTCGCGGGCTGCTCCAGCAGTGCGCCCGAGGTGCAGGATCCAAACGCGCAGGCGATTGGACAGATCGAGCCCGCGGCTTACGAGAACACCTCGGTCGGCTATACGCTGACCTATCCGAAGAGCTGGGGCACCCAGGTCCAGCCGGAGGATACCTTGGAATGGAACGGCAGGCCGTTGCCGGCCGAAAACGTGGTGGTGTTCAATTACCAGCCACAGCAGGCGAATGCCCAACCCGAGCCGCTGCTGGTGCTCGCAGTGTACAGTCGCGACCAGCTCGAGAAGCTGGTCACCGAAGTGGGTGGGGACTTCGTCCAGCCGATCGTGCTGGGCACCAAGGACGACAAGGTGCTTACCGCCTATCAGCGCGGCGCCAATCCATATCCTCCGGCGTCCACCGCTGGGCAGCAGTTCGCCGCGAGGCTGCTCACCCCCGAGCAGCTGCAGAGCGCGATCAGCTGGTAGCGCGACAGGTAGTCTTGTCGTGACGATGCCCCGCCTCGGCGGGGCATCGCTGTTTTTGGCTCTAGCGACAAACCAGCAAGAGGGGGAATGGGATGAATCATGCACGGTGGCAGGTGGCGTCCTTCAACGAGTTGAGCGCCGAACGGCTCTACGCGCTGCTGCGACTGCGCGCCGAGGTGTTCGTGGTCGAGCAGGCCTGTGCATTCCTCGACCTCGATGGACTCGACACCGAGCCGGATACACTGCACCTGATGGGATTCGACCAGCACGGCGAGCTGGCGCGCTACGCCCGCTTGCTCGGCCCGCAGGGATGCGGCGGCGGCAATGGAGAAGTAGCGATCGGCCGCGTCGTCTGCGCTCGAGCGGCGCGAGGAAATGGCCAAGGGCACGGACTAATCGCCCGCGCGATGGAGGAGATGGCCGAGCGCTGGCCGGGGAGGGTGATCAAGCTCTCGGCTCAAGCGCATCTGCAGGGGTTCTATGCTGGCCACGGCTTCGTAGTCGAGGGGGAAACCTATCTCGAGGATGGAATCCCTCACGTCGAGATGCGCCGCCCGCCATCCGGCGGGGCACCAGTGCGTGTCAACACGCCCTAGCGTCAGTCGTTGGGCAGCTGAACCAGGGTGAAAAGGCCGAACGGCGGAATCGGTGTGCGGGTCGCGGTGCGCAGATCCTCTTCCGAGAGGATCGACTCCATCGCGAAGTCCGGGTGCCAGCCCAGTTTGCGCGACGCCGGCGCAAGCGCTCTCTCGGCCAGCAGCCGCGCACCTTTCTCGGCCTGGAAGTGATTGACCATCAAAAGCCAACCGCCGGGTTTGACCACCCTGCGCATCTCGCTGATCAGTCGATCCGGATTGGGCACCACAGACGCTACGAACATCGCGACGGCGATGTCGAACGACCTGGAGTCGAAGCCGGTCTCCTCGGCGTTGAGTTCGAGCAGCGCATCGACATTGGTGATGCCATGCTCGGTGACCCGTGCACGGGCCTTGGCGAGCATTTCAGGAGAGAGATCGATACCGGTGATGCACTTGCTTTGCGCATAGTGGGGAAGTGCGAGGCCGGTGCCCACGCCCACCTCGAGCACCCGCTTCCCGGGAAGGGCATTGACCGCCTCGACCGCGCGGCGCCGGCCAGGACCCGAAACCCCGCCGAAGACCCGGTCGTAAACCCCGGCCCAGCGCTTGTAGGCAGAGATGATGGAAGCGTTGTCGAGCGCGGAATGCGGCGCATGTCGAGCGGGTTTGGAATTGGAATAGTCGATCTTCTTCGAATTTCGCATATCGTCCATGTCATCATCTGGTCAGAAAGGGCGAGAGCGGAGGGCGAAGTGGCAGCGCAGCCCCTGACGCCTTGGCGTAGACTACTAGGTTAACAGCTGGTGGATATAAAATCGGGGATTTTCCTTGTTGCTTGCACACTCGTCACGGCTGCAAAAGAGGGTTGGACGAGCCTCCCGCTTCCGAAGTAACCCAGCCACCTATTTTTTCCAGGAGTAGCACAATGGCTAGCGAATCCGAGAGATCGAATGAACAGAGGCTCGATTACATGCTTCTCACCTCGGTCAACAAAGACGAATTGAACCGTAAAGTCAGTCAGGCCCTGCGCGACGGATACAAACTGCATGGCTCGCCGGTGATCAATCTGTCGAACAACAAGAACATCTATTTCGCCCAAGCAGTGATATGGACGAACTCATCAGACCCTTTTCATCAAGAACCGAATTTTTGAGGCTGTCCATAGGG is part of the Halotalea alkalilenta genome and encodes:
- the cobT gene encoding nicotinate-nucleotide--dimethylbenzimidazole phosphoribosyltransferase; protein product: MTCELSSSAISASLVAALAARLPAARFEAIQARIDAKTKPLGALGALEELAQRLVALAELRGVTTAERLAAPRMLVFAADHGIASEGVSITSSAVTRQMVGNFLAGGASVNVFCRQVGMALEVVDCGILAALPASEGLVERRLGDGTQALHQAAAMTREQALLGLDNGRRLALERAERGMDLLGVGEMGIGNTTAAAALMAALTGFSVDACVGRGTGVDLGTLLRKKQLVIRALALHQGPAGGDPLELAARLGGFEIVTMAGALIGAAESAVPVLLDGFVSCVAALLACALVPAVRDYLLFAHCSSEKGHALLLEWLEAKPLMQLGLRIGEGAGGALALPLLRAALSFYDQMASFEEAGVKV
- the cobS gene encoding adenosylcobinamide-GDP ribazoletransferase encodes the protein MNRAGVRRRAAVEARLFGLAVGFLTRLPVPGGRADEGQMASCRRYFGLVGLLLGLLATLFYTVISNVLPIWVAATATLTLLIILTGGLHEDGLADTADGIGGGWTAERRLEIMKDSRLGSYGALALICAFALRLGLLVTLAAEPGAIAAGLILGASLSRIAATSMISLLPYARLEQSKVVALSAAQSRFDLCLLIGSGVLFALLLSGFFSTLLLLLALAALLALLRQWFKRRIGGFTGDTLGATQQGAEILIYLVLAIRLGGT
- the cobU gene encoding bifunctional adenosylcobinamide kinase/adenosylcobinamide-phosphate guanylyltransferase → MLELVLGGMRSGKSLHAERLAASSGLEVHYIATAQAGDDEMRARIAQHRSRRPSGWRLHESPLALAETIEREARQTRLLLVDCLTLWVSNQLMEAPEQLEERSAALVAALAAAPGRIVVVSNEVGQGGVPMNALARRFVDLSGVLHQRIAERAERVWWVVAGLPQCLKGRPDA
- the cbiB gene encoding adenosylcobinamide-phosphate synthase CbiB, with amino-acid sequence MTTLAALLLGCLLDRLCGEPLRWHPLIGLGRWIGLVEARAHGERHARARGLLAWVLVVAGPVAVAVVLQGVLNGTLLYVLVAALVVYLSIGWHSLIEHAGQVAEPLRHGELDQARGALAMIVSRDTAELDETGIATAATESVLENGSDAIYAALFWFALLGLPGVVLYRCANTLDAMWGYKNPRYRQFGWAAARIDDLLNWIPARLTVFAYACASGSASAARLALDCAWRQGRRWKSPNAGPVMAAGAGALGLLLGGPSRYHGVLQERGDLGQGRTAKAADILRACRLIDRALIFWLVLLSAVLLFARAY
- the bluB gene encoding 5,6-dimethylbenzimidazole synthase, whose protein sequence is MEFGFDPAERRGVYRAIEERRDMRHFLSTPIDEAVLTRLINAAHLAPSVGYMQPWRFVRVRDAQRRAALAALVDREREATAEALGERGAEFMRLKVEGIRECAEVLVVALGSGRERYVFGRRTLPQMDLASASCAIQNLWLAARAEGLGMGWVSLFEPCAVRDVIQAPAGVEPIAILCLGHVERFYPGPMLELEGWDRRRPLDEVVMEDRWDEIDASR
- a CDS encoding GNAT family N-acetyltransferase; the protein is MNHARWQVASFNELSAERLYALLRLRAEVFVVEQACAFLDLDGLDTEPDTLHLMGFDQHGELARYARLLGPQGCGGGNGEVAIGRVVCARAARGNGQGHGLIARAMEEMAERWPGRVIKLSAQAHLQGFYAGHGFVVEGETYLEDGIPHVEMRRPPSGGAPVRVNTP
- a CDS encoding class I SAM-dependent methyltransferase, which gives rise to MDDMRNSKKIDYSNSKPARHAPHSALDNASIISAYKRWAGVYDRVFGGVSGPGRRRAVEAVNALPGKRVLEVGVGTGLALPHYAQSKCITGIDLSPEMLAKARARVTEHGITNVDALLELNAEETGFDSRSFDIAVAMFVASVVPNPDRLISEMRRVVKPGGWLLMVNHFQAEKGARLLAERALAPASRKLGWHPDFAMESILSEEDLRTATRTPIPPFGLFTLVQLPND
- a CDS encoding DUF1737 domain-containing protein, which encodes MASESERSNEQRLDYMLLTSVNKDELNRKVSQALRDGYKLHGSPVINLSNNKNIYFAQAVIWTNSSDPFHQEPNF